Within the Pseudomonadota bacterium genome, the region CGGCCGCGGGCGCCGTGGTGACGCACGTCGACTCCGCGCGGTCGGTCAACGGCTGGGCGGCCGACAACGCGTCGCTGTCCGCGCCGATCGCCGGGGCGATCCGGTACATCGCCGAGGACGCGGCGAAGTTCGTCAAGCGCGAGGCGCGCCGGGGCCGCAGGTACGACGGCATCATCGTCGATCCGCCGACCTTCGGGCGCGGCGCGCAGGGCGAGGTGTGGAAGATCGAGCGAGATCTGTGGCCCCTCGTCGCGGCGTGCGCCGAGCTCCTCGCCGAGGCGCCGCTGTTCGCGGTGCTCACCGCGCACTCGCCGGGGGTCACCCCCCGGGTCCTCGGCGCCGCGCTCGATGCGCTCGGGAGGCGCGGCCGGATCGAGCACGGCGAGATGCTTTTGTCGGGGGAGGGCCCCGCCGTGCCCGCCGGCGCGTACGCGCGCGTCGCGTTCTGACGGCGAGCCGCGCGGTTCAGACGCCGTCCGGATCCGAGACGCGGACCGGAGCGCACGAGCTCTTGGCCGCGGCCCAGTCCGCCGCGAGCGCGCCCATGAGCCGCTCGAGGCCGGACGGATCGATCCCGGCGCGGCGCACGAGGGCGAGCCCCAGCGCGTCCGCCTCCCGCTCCTGA harbors:
- a CDS encoding class I SAM-dependent methyltransferase, with protein sequence MDLEIGNFEGWELIDSGGERKLERFGAHLLDRPCPQAIWPQRRPERWRDAAAEFQRGEGGQGEWTRVRGAPEAWPAAWGGIRFEVRLTGFGNVGVFPEHAAHWPWMQELLRGRPGAGVLNLFAYTGGASLACAAAGAVVTHVDSARSVNGWAADNASLSAPIAGAIRYIAEDAAKFVKREARRGRRYDGIIVDPPTFGRGAQGEVWKIERDLWPLVAACAELLAEAPLFAVLTAHSPGVTPRVLGAALDALGRRGRIEHGEMLLSGEGPAVPAGAYARVAF